ATCAGCTTGTCGTACTACGGTGCGATGCGCCCTCAGCTTGGCAGACTGGGCCTGTCAGGGGCAGGGCAGGGGAAGGACGGCGGGCGTGAGTGAGCTGGTGACGGGCGAGGCTGTGGCGTTGGAGCTGCGCCCCGCGAGGTTGCCCAGCAGGGCGCTGGCCGTGCTGCTGGATCTTGTGGCGGCCATGGCGCTCTACGTCGCGGTGACCATCGTGTTGGTGGTCTCCACGGCGTCGCTGGACGAGGCGGCGCAGACGGCGTTGTCGATCGCGACGTTCGTTCTCGTGCTGGTGGGAGCGCCGGTCGCGGTGGAGACGCTCAGCCACGGGCGGTCGCTCGGGAAGATGGCGTGCGGGCTGCGGGTGGTGCGGGACGACGGCGGGCCGATCCGGTTCCGGCACGCCCTCGTGAGGGGTTTGATCGGGGTGATCGAGATCCTCATGACCTTCGGGATCGTCGCTTGTATCGCCTCGTTCGTATCGGCGCGTGGGCGGCGGCTGGGAGATGTGTTCGCGGGGACTCTCGTCGTGCGGGAGCGGATTCCGGTCGCGCGCACCGGCTATGTGCCGCCTCCTCCGCCCTGGCTGGCGGGGCGGTTCTCGGGGCTCGATCTGTCCGCGGTGCCCGACGGGTTGTGGCTCGCCGTTCGTCAGTACCTGACGCGCATGCAGCAGCTGGACCCGCAGGTGGGCTGGTCCATGGCGGAGCGGCTGGCGTCGGATCTGGCGGATCGTACGGGGGCTCCGGTGCCGCAGGGGATTCCGCCGGCGGCGTATCTGGCCGCGGTGGTGCAGGAGCGGCAGGCGCGGGAGGCCCGGCGGGCCTTCGGGAGCGGTACGGGCACGCCGGCTCCGGCCCCGGCTACGGACGGGGTTCCGGTCGCGCCCGCCGTCCCGGCTGCTCCTGAGCCGCCGGTTGTGCCGCCTGGGCCGGTGTCCGGGCCGTCCGGCGG
This genomic stretch from Streptomyces sp. Go-475 harbors:
- a CDS encoding RDD family protein → MSELVTGEAVALELRPARLPSRALAVLLDLVAAMALYVAVTIVLVVSTASLDEAAQTALSIATFVLVLVGAPVAVETLSHGRSLGKMACGLRVVRDDGGPIRFRHALVRGLIGVIEILMTFGIVACIASFVSARGRRLGDVFAGTLVVRERIPVARTGYVPPPPPWLAGRFSGLDLSAVPDGLWLAVRQYLTRMQQLDPQVGWSMAERLASDLADRTGAPVPQGIPPAAYLAAVVQERQAREARRAFGSGTGTPAPAPATDGVPVAPAVPAAPEPPVVPPGPVSGPSGGSRPQEPPEAPVVDERSRTGFVPPA